In Camelus ferus isolate YT-003-E chromosome 21, BCGSAC_Cfer_1.0, whole genome shotgun sequence, the DNA window GTGGGGTCTTCCGTTTGCAGGTACCGAGCCCCTGAACTGCTGCTGGGGACTACCACACAGACCACCAGCATCGACATGTGGTGAGAAGCAGATACTGCCCCTGGGGCCTTAGGAAGGGCTGGGTGACTGTGAGGAAGCTggcagggatgggagtggggctggagttTGAcagcctcccagctcccaggaagaGGGGCCTCAGCCTGTGATCCAGAGAGGAAGTGAGACAGCTCTGGCGTTCATGGGCCCCTGGCACCGAGGTCCTGCCCTCGTGGTCACCGGGAGGCCTGCTGTGACTGAGTCACATGACACAGGTGGAGGACCCAGCATTCACCCGCTGGTCCTGTCATgacctcctcccagctctgctcgtcctctgcccccagcacacAGGGACACGGGGGACAGCTCTGGCGCAGCGGCGCTCTGCAGAGCCAGAGGCCCCTGTGCTGAGGCCGTTCTCCTCTGCAGGGCCGTGGGCTGCATCCTGGCCGAGCTGCTGGCCCACAAGCCCCTTCTCCCTGGCACTTCTGAGATACACCAGGTGGACCTGATTGTCCAGCTGCTGGGGACGCCCAGCGAGAACATCTGGCCTGTGAGTGCAGCCCgcaccagccctgccccgcccctgctgGGCCCTGTCTCCAGCTGCCGCTCTCCGCAGGGCTTCTCCCAGCTGCCGCTGGTCGGCCAGTACAGCCTGAGGAAGCAGCCTTACAACAACCTCAAGCATAAGTTCCCGTGGCTCTCAGAGGCTGGGTTGCGTCTGCTGAACCTCCTCTTCATGTATGACCCCAAGAAAAGGTGCTGACGGGCTATGGGCAGGGACCCCAGCCCAGACACATGCACGGGGCCAGGTCCTGGAGCCCTTTCTGAAGTTCCCATTGGTTTCTGGGCCCCAGACCCTTACTTGCCACCTAGTTTTCTGTTGTGTGGAAGTTAGCCGGGGTCTGCAGCGCGGGACGGGTGTGAGGGAGACCAGCCTGGGTGAGGCCCGGACGCATGAACAGCGAGGCCTTCTCTCCAGGGCGACAGCTGGTGATTGCCTGGAGAGCTCCTACTTCAAGGAGAAGCCCCTGCGTgagtcccccagccccaggcttgtTGTCCAGGGCGGGGTTGGGGCAGGCCTCTCAGCGCCCCAAGCCTCTGAGGTGGGTGGTGGGCCATGGGCCACGGGCAggcagggctgctctgggccACGTCAGCTGTGCGCAGGctgaggaggggagcagagggaggtgtgggaggctctgcccagcccagtgCTGAGCAGCCCCCTCCCCGTAGCCTGCGAGCCGGAGCTCATGcccaccttcccccaccaccGCAACAAGCGTGCTGCCCCCGCCACGTCCTCGGGC includes these proteins:
- the CDK10 gene encoding cyclin-dependent kinase 10 isoform X9, with protein sequence MDKEKDGVPISSLREITLLLRLRHPNIVELKEVVVGNHLESIFLVMGYCEQDLASLLENMPTPFSEAQVKCIVLQVLRGLQYLHQNFIIHRDLKVSNLLMTDKGCVKTADFGLARAYGIPVKPMTPKVVTLWYRAPELLLGTTTQTTSIDMWAVGCILAELLAHKPLLPGTSEIHQVDLIVQLLGTPSENIWPGFSQLPLVGQYSLRKQPYNNLKHKFPWLSEAGLRLLNLLFMYDPKKRATAGDCLESSYFKEKPLRESPSPRLVVQGGVGAGLSAPQASEVGGGPWATGRQGCSGPRQLCAG